From Selenomonadales bacterium:
GCCATGAAGTTTTCAAAATCAGACGGCGTAAGAGATTGTTTGCCGTCGCAGAGTGCTTTCGACGGATTCGGATGCATCTCTACCATCAAGCCGTCCGCACCGACAGCAATGGCACCGCGCCCCATCGGCAATACCATGTTGCGTACGCCCGTACCATGGCTCGGGTCAACGATGATCGGCAAGTGAGATGCCGCTTTGATCGCTACAACGGCACTCAAGTCGAGCGTGTTGCGCGTGACTGTTTCGTATGTACGAATACCGCGTTCGCAGAAGATGACGTTAAAATTACCTTCGCTCATAATGTATTCTGCGGCATTGAGCCATTCACTGACAGTTGCCGCCAGACCACGTTTTAAAAGAACAGGTTTGTTCGTTTTGCCGACTTCTTTCAAGAGGTAGAAGTTCTGCATATTGCGCGCACCGATCTGAAGCACATCGGCATATTCGCAGACAGCATCGATCGCCGATGCATCCATGATCTCGGTAACGATCTTAAGGCCTGTTTCCTGACCGACTTTTGCAAGCATCTCAAGGCCTTTTACTTCCAAACCCTGAAACGCATACGGAGATGTTCTC
This genomic window contains:
- the aroF gene encoding 3-deoxy-7-phosphoheptulonate synthase, which translates into the protein MIIVMEPKATQEQVEAVKDRLVQAGFQTHLSVGESRTIIGVIGDKKEMSKVELEVLSGVEKCVSITEDYKLVNREFKPEDTIIDVGGAKIGGNHLAVMAGPCAVESIEQLREAAQYVKASGAQFLRGGAFKPRTSPYAFQGLEVKGLEMLAKVGQETGLKIVTEIMDASAIDAVCEYADVLQIGARNMQNFYLLKEVGKTNKPVLLKRGLAATVSEWLNAAEYIMSEGNFNVIFCERGIRTYETVTRNTLDLSAVVAIKAASHLPIIVDPSHGTGVRNMVLPMGRGAIAVGADGLMVEMHPNPSKALCDGKQSLTPSDFENFMAEMRRTAAFMGKTL